The proteins below come from a single Asanoa ferruginea genomic window:
- a CDS encoding SOS response-associated peptidase, translating to MCGRYATTKDAPDLSVLFDAFDDTRDGLVADYNVAPTDPVPMIRMSQRLGGRTLSVARWGLVPSWAGDTKGAARMINARAETVATTPAYARSFANRRCLVPADGWYEWVRRPGGGKQAYFMTAPEPVVFGGLWAAWGDQKLLTCSIVTMPALGDLALVHNRMPLVLTPDRWSAWLAGGGGADEVLAPPTDETLAGIEIRPVGPGVGDVRNDGPDLVTRVAAAALGAPREEPVELTLF from the coding sequence CTACGCGACCACGAAGGACGCGCCGGACCTCAGCGTGCTCTTCGACGCGTTCGACGACACCCGCGACGGCCTGGTGGCCGACTACAACGTCGCGCCGACCGACCCCGTGCCGATGATCCGGATGTCGCAGCGCCTGGGTGGCCGCACCCTCTCGGTGGCTCGCTGGGGCCTGGTGCCGAGCTGGGCCGGCGACACCAAGGGCGCCGCCCGCATGATCAACGCCCGCGCGGAGACGGTCGCGACCACGCCGGCTTACGCGCGGTCCTTCGCCAATCGGCGCTGCCTGGTGCCGGCCGACGGCTGGTATGAGTGGGTGCGCCGGCCCGGTGGCGGCAAGCAGGCCTATTTCATGACCGCCCCGGAGCCGGTGGTGTTCGGTGGCCTGTGGGCCGCGTGGGGCGACCAGAAGCTGCTGACGTGCAGCATCGTGACCATGCCGGCACTCGGTGACCTGGCGTTGGTGCACAACCGCATGCCGTTGGTGCTCACGCCCGACCGGTGGTCGGCCTGGCTGGCCGGCGGCGGCGGGGCCGACGAGGTGCTCGCGCCGCCCACCGACGAGACGCTGGCCGGCATCGAGATCCGCCCGGTCGGCCCCGGGGTCGGCGACGTGCGCAACGACGGCCCCGATCTGGTGACCCGCGTAGCCGCCGCGGCATTGGGTGCGCCACGGGAAGAACCGGTCGAGCTGACGCTCTTTTGA
- a CDS encoding WhiB family transcriptional regulator, with protein MTRARMPRPHEVAAARRDPRLLRASAERQLDEAWRTRGACQAVDPETFFPAPSEPADTAISLCRGCDVQGACLAWALEVGDCHGVWGGTTPRERRAMLVAWRGQLTRGAETIDSGPPMRDLSLELVPVS; from the coding sequence ATGACACGGGCGCGTATGCCACGCCCGCACGAGGTCGCCGCCGCACGTCGAGATCCTCGATTGCTGCGCGCGTCGGCCGAAAGACAGCTCGACGAAGCCTGGCGCACACGGGGCGCCTGCCAGGCCGTCGACCCAGAGACGTTCTTCCCGGCACCGAGCGAGCCGGCCGACACCGCCATCTCGCTGTGCCGCGGTTGCGACGTGCAGGGCGCCTGCCTCGCGTGGGCGCTCGAGGTCGGTGACTGCCACGGCGTCTGGGGTGGCACCACACCACGCGAACGGCGGGCGATGCTGGTCGCCTGGCGTGGCCAGCTCACCCGGGGCGCCGAAACGATCGACTCGGGCCCACCGATGCGCGACCTG